The following is a genomic window from Streptomyces lincolnensis.
GAAGCTGGCCTCCTTCTCGCGGAAGGGGCCGAGGATGCCGTCGGGTGCGGCGTTGCCCGCCACGTCGATGGCGCCGCCGAGGTCGTCTCGCACGATGCCCTCGTCGATCAGTGACCACAGGAAGCCTCCGGCACTGAGCCGTTCACGGCCCATCAGCTTCCAGTAGTCGTCGAGTCCCGCGCCGGCGCCGCCGTCGTAGAGGCCGTGGAGGAACTCGGTGGGCATGAAGACGTCGTCGCGTTCCTGGAGGATGCGGCGCGTGCTGTCGTACGTCTCGTAGTGGTCGGTGTTGATGTCTCCGAAGGTGGCCCAGGGGTGGAGTACGGCGCGCTGCTGGGGGTCGTGGCGGGCGTAGTCGTCGTCGAGGGCGGTGTTCCAGCCGCCTTCGTTGCCGTTGCACCAGAACAGGATCGACGGGTGGTTGACGTCACGGGTGACGAGGGAGGCGACGAGGGGCTTGCCTGCCGCTTCGTCGTATGACTTCTGCCAGCCGGCCAGTTCGTCGAGGACGTAGAGCCCGAGTTCGTCGGCGAGGTCGAGGAAGTGCGTGTCCGGCGGGTAGTGGGACATCCGGACCGCGTTCATGTTCATCTCCTGCATCAGGAGGATGTCCTTGCGGCTGATGCGTGCGCTGGTCGCCCGGCCGGACGTGGGCCAGATGGTGTGCCGGTTGGCTCCCTTGAGGAGGATCTTGACGCCGTTGACGTACACGCCGTCGCCGGGGCGCACTTCGACAGTGCGAAAGCCGAATCTCTCGTCGACGCGGTGGACGGTGCGGCGGTCGCCGGCGCGGAGCGCGACCTCGACGCGGTAGAGGTGCGGGGTCTCCGCCGTCCACTGCCGGGGGGAGTCGACGGTGGTCCTGAGTGTCACCGTCGTGTCGCCGGGGGCGACGGCCGCGGTGAACGGGGCGCCGACCGGGCGCCCGGAGAGGTCGGTTACCCGGGCTACGAGGCGGTCGGCGGAACCGGTGCCCGACAGATGGGCGTCGATCCGCAGTGTGCCGTCGGCTCGGGCGTCGACGGCGATGCGTTCGATGTGCTGGAGCGGGAATGCCTCCAGATGGACGGGGCGGTAGATGCCGCCGAAGTTCCAGTAGTCCCCCAGGCGTTCGGCCCGGTTGACGGAGTCGTCGGCGGATTCCTTGCTGACCGTCACCTCCAGGAGGTTGTCCCGCCCCGGACGCAGCTTTCCGGTCACCTCATGACGGAACCGGTAGAAGCCGCCGCGGTGAACCGGCCCGGCCGGCTCACCGTTGATCCATGCCTCGGTGTCGGTCATCGCCCCTTCGAACACCAGGAAGACGCGCCTGTCATGCCAGTGGGCGGGGGGCGTGAAGGTGCGCCGGTAGCGGCCCTTTTCCTCCGGGACCAGATTCCACCCGTAGTTGTACGTGCCGTATCCGTGGAACTCCCAGTTGGACGGAACCGGGATGCTGCCCCAACTGCCGCTGTGCCGCCCGCTCGTGCACAGAAAGTCCCAGTCGACCGGGTGGTCGGCGTCCACTCCGGACAGATACAGGCGCTCGGTGCGCGTGGAGGCGTCCGTTCCGTCAGCCGTCCCGGCGGCCTGGGCCGAGCCCGCGGAAAGGCCTCCGGCGGCGCCTGCGGCGCCGAGGATCAGAACGCCGCGACGTGACATTTGCATGACATCTCCAGCCTGACAAGAACCATCGAGGGGGGAACGGGCGGCACGGGATTGTCGAAGCGCTTCCGCGCACAACACCGCAGATCAGAGCACACCCGTAGGAGCGACGATGACATTAGGAGTCGAATGAATCGAATACAAGAGGGCGGTAGCCCGCACAAAACTCCCCTCCCCTCGGCACCGCCAGACATTTAATTACAAACCGGACATGCACAATGACCCGCAGTGATCACGCCTGCGGATCAGTCACTGATCCGCAGGCGTGATCGCCCTCACCCCCAGCACCACAGATTGAGGTAGGTCATGCCTTCGTCCGATCCGAGTCGGCGTACCGTTCTCGCCGGGACCGCGGCCGCCGCCGCGCTCACCGGCCTCCCGTCTCTCCAGAGCCGCGCCCTGGCCGGGGAATCCGCGGTCGGAGCGGCATCCGCTGCGTCGCCCTACAACTGGCGCAACGTGGTCATCGGCGGCACCGGGTTCGTCACCGGAGTGGTGTTCCATCCCGCCGTACGAGGCCTCGCCTACGCCCGTACCGACATGGGCGGCGCCTACCGCTGGGACGACGGCGCGGCCCGCTGGATCCCGCTGCTGGACTGGATCAGCCAGGACGACCAGAACCTCCTCGGTGTCGAATCCCTGGCCATCGACCCGGCTCGGCCGGACCGCGTCTACCTCGCCCTCGGCAGCTACACCCAGTCATGGGCGGGCAACGGCGCCTTCCTCCGCTCCGACGACCGCGGGGCCACCTGGACCCGCACCGACCTCAGCGTGAAGCTCGGCTCCAACGAGGACGGCCGGGGCACGGGCGAGCGCCTCCTTCTGGACCCGCGCAACAGTGACACGTTGTGGCTGGGCACCCGGCACGACGGCCTCCTCAAGTCGACGGACCGGGGCGCCACCTGGGCCGCCGCGACGGGCTTCCCGCCCGCCCCCAGCGCCTCCGGCCAGGGCGTCACCGTCCTCGTCTCCGCCGGGCGCACCCTGTTCGCCGGCTGGGGTGACGGCGACGGCTCCGCGACCGCGACCACCCTGTACCGCACCACCGACGGCAGCACCTGGGCACCCGTCCCGGGGCAACCGACGGGTCCGGCGGCCAAGATGCCCATGCGGGCCGCCTACGACGCTCGCGCCGACGAACTGTACGTGACGTACGCCGACGCCCCGGGCCCCAACGGCCAGTCCAACGGCAGCGTGCACAAACTGGCCGTAGGCAGCGGCACGTGGACCGATGTCACCCCGGTGAAGCCCAGCGGCTCCGACGGCTTCGGATACGGCGGGGCCTCCGTCGACGCCCAGCGCACCGGCACCGTCGTCGTCACCACCAACAACCGCTGGTCCTCGGGCGACACCCTGTTCCGCACCACCGACGGGGGCCGCAGCTGGACCTCCCTCAAGGACTCGGCGACCATCGACGTGTCGGAGACCCCCTTCCTCAAGTGGGGCAAGGACGCACCGACGTTCGGCTGGTGGATCCAGATGGCCGCCATCGACCCGTTCGACTCCGAGCACATCGTCTACGGCACCGGCGCCACCCTCTACGGCACCCTCGACCTGAAGAAGTGGGCACCGCAGATCCGTGGTCTGGAGGAGACGTCGGTGCTCTTCCTGATCTCGCCCCCGACCGGCCAGGCACACCTGCTCAGCGGCTCACGGGACATCGGCACGCTGTACCACGACCAGCTCACCGCGTCTCCGGCCGACGGTCTGGCGACCAACCCCCTCTTCGTCACCGCGGCAGGCCTCGCGCAGGCCGCGAACAAGCCGTCCTACGTGGTCCGCACGGGTCTGGGGGACAACGGCAACGGCGCCTACTCGAACGACGGCGGGCAGACCTGGACCCCCTTCAGGTCCCAGCCCTCCGTCGCCAAGGAAGCACCGGGGCCGATCGCCACCACTGCCGACGGCAGCGCGCTGGTGTGGTCCTTCGTGCACTCGGACAGCACCAAGGCGCCGGCCTACCGCTCCGTTGACAACGGCACGACCTGGACGGAGATCTCCTCCTTCCCCAAGGGCGCCAGGCCGGTCGCCGACCCGGTCGACCCGAACGTCTTCTACGCCTACGACACCGACAAGGGAACGCTGTACGCGAGCACCGACGGTGGCCTGACCTTCGCGGCCCGGGCCACGGGGCTGCCCTCGGGTGACAGCGGGTTCAAGCTCGCCGCGGCACCGCATCGCCCCGGCGACCTGTGGCTGAGCGCCAAGACGAGCGGACTTCGCTACTCCAACGACGGCGGCAGGAACTTCACGACCGTCACCAGTTGCCAGGCCTCCTTCACCCTCGGCTTCGGCCGGGCCGCCGACGGCGCCCGCGGCCCGGCGATCTACCACGTCGCCACCGTCTCCGGCGCCACTGGCGTCTACCGCTCCGACGACGGCGCGAAGACCTGGCTGCGCATCAACGACGACCAGCGCCAGTGGGGCTGGCTCGGTGAGGCCATCACCGGGGACCCCAGGGTCTACGGCCATGTGTACCTGGCCACCAACGGCCGTGGTATCCAGTTCGGGCAACCGGCCTGACACACCGACACCGGGCCTCTCCGAGCGTTCCGTTCGGCGAGGCCCGGTGCCGGCGGGCGGTGGGGTCAGTGCCGGGCGAACTGGACCCCTGTCGACTGCACGACATCCGGCCGCAAGCCCACGCCGTTGATGGTCAGTTGTTCCCCGTAGATGTCGGTGAGCCTGATCGCCTTGCCGCATCCGCTGCCGTCGGGAGAAAGGAAGTAGTTGTAGTCGGTGCGGGTCAGTTGGCGCCAGCCGCCGCCGGTGCTGACCTCCAGCCGGGCGAGCGGGTTGCGGTGCCCGATGGCCTGAACACCGCACCAGTAGGGACTGGACCCAATCTTGTAGCGGATAGAGATCGTGCCCGCCGAACTGGGGCTCACCAGGCTCCAGGTGATGGCGATCCGGCCGGTCGAGACAGGGGCCAGTTTGGCGAAGGCCTGTTCGCTGAGGTCGAGTTGCCCCGGCGCACAGGGCAGAGGGCATTCGTTGCTGATCCGGACCGTGACGGAGTTGCCGTTCGCCGCACGAACGAGTACGTACGCCCCGCAGGCCTTGGACGTCTCGTAGTCGGTGGTGTTCATCGCCGCGACCATCATGTCGGCGCTCGGACCGTACGAGCAGGCGCCGTCCCCGTCCCCGGCCTGGTAGACGGTGGCGACTCCCGGGTAGGTGACCTTGCCCCGGATCCGTCCGGTCAAGGACGACGTGGTGGACGTCTTCCTCGGTGACGCTGATGACGGCGTCCCCGACGGGGACGCGGAGGCCTTCGACTTCTTGACCCCGGCCGTCGGGGACGCGGAGACCTTGGACGGGGAAGGTGTGGGGGACTTCTTCTCCTCGGGCGACGCCGGCGGGTCGGTCTCCTGGGAGTTGGCGACGGCCGTGGCCGGAGCCCGCCCGGCATCCTCCTCGCGGTCCGGCTGCATCACGATGGCCAGGCAGACGAGAAGACCTCCGACGACCAGCCCCGTGGTCGTACCCACCATCAGCCGGCGTCTGCGCCTGCGCTGCCGCGCGGCCTGGCGTGTTTCTTGCATGTCCATCCGTTCGGAGAGCGTGTCGCTTGCGCTATCCAGTGGCCACGGATGGCAAAAAGGTTGCCGCCGATTTTTCGATCGGTTTTCGGTCGTGCGGGCCGGACCTGGGGCGCTCCCTCGGGTCCTGGGACAAGGGTGTCGCGGACGTCGGCCGGCCGGGCCGGCTCGCACACGGGCAGGTGCGCCGTCATCGCCTTCTCGGCCGCGCGGGCGGCGGCGAGGTCGGATCGTGGAAGGGCCCCGTCCCATACGGTCGAGAAGGGTTGTCGGCGCCCTGTCGGAGCACCGCCCGCCCCGTTACCCGAGCGGTGCCCCAGCAGGTCTCGGGTCAGACGCGGCGGCGGGTGAAGCGCTGGTTGGGGTTGCCTGCGTAGGTCCACTGGGAGATGCGGGCACCTTCCGCGGTCGAGTGCTCCCACACGTCCAAGGCCAGGCCGGACTCCCGGTTGACGAGGCTGATCACGTCACCGCCGTGGTCGACCACGCGCCATTGCTGGCCGGTGGCGCCGCTGTCGGCCTGCTGGACGACGTCCGCGCCGGTTGCGGTGCCCGTGGGCTGGAGGAACAGGCCGCTGTGCCGGGCCTTGAGCCGGACGTGTCCGTCGCCGACGTCCACGAATTCGAACTGCTGGTTGGAGCGGCTGTTGGCGGTCCACTGGACGAGCCGGGCGCCGGCAGCGGTGGAGGCCTCGTGGATGTCGGCGGCCCTACCGCTGTGCTGAGCCACCAGAGTGTAGGCGGCCGGGCCGCCGGGAGTGTTGCCCAGCTGGGCTTCCCACCTGGTATTCGACCCGGCCGCGTCGGCGGGAAGGCGGTCCCGTGCGGCGGTGTCGCCGTACATCGTCCAGCGGGCCCAGTCGACGACGGTCCTCGGGAAGCGCTGGTCGCTCCAGAAGCTGGTGTGGCTGCCGCCGACGAAGGTGAGGAACGCCTTGGGCCAGGCCATCTCCGAGTACGCCTGCCGGGCCGAGGAGTACTGCGTGGTCGAGTCCCGGTCGCCGTGCACGAACAGGACCTTGGCCGAGACCGAGCTGGACGGGTTGCCCATGTCCACGCAGGACTGGGGGTTGGCGGAGATGATCCGGCTGTCGGGCCAGGAGGTCAGCAGACCGTGGGTCACCATGCCACCCAGGGAGTGGCCCGAGACGCCGACACCGATGCCGGTGTTGATGTGCCCGGCCAGCGGTCCGCTCGCGTTGAGCGCCAGGGTGTTGGTGAGGATCTGCGAGACGTCCTTGGAGGTGTTGCCGTTGTTGACGTCGGTGAAGTTGTGGTTGAAGTGGGGAGCGGGGACGACGAAGCCCGCCGAAGCCAGGGCCCGGATGATGAACAGGGAGTTCTGCGGGCTGCTTCCGTAGCCGTGGGTCATGTTGTAGACGGGGAAGACCCCGCCTGCGACCGGGGCGTCCGTCACCGGGCTGCCGCCGGCGGTGCCGGTGGCCGGGTAGTAGACGTAGGTGGTGCACGGGCGGCTGCCGCGGGTCCAGTTGTACCGGCGCACACCGACCGCGAACGGCGTGGTCGGTGCCGTGTCCATCGGTCCGGCGGCGGCCGGCACCTGCCCGGTACCGAGCAGGGACAGACCCACGCCCGCCACTCCTGCCGCGCTCATACCGAGGAACGTCCGTCGCTGCATGGTCATGAATGACTCCTTGGGTACAGGGATGGGTGGAGCGTTTGGCGTTCGGGTGGGCCCGTACCGTCGTGGTCGGCCCTGGTGTACGGGTACGCGTCCTGGCTCACGCCTGCCGGCCCGGCTACCTCGCCCGGCCCTGCACGGGCTCCGTCCGCTGATACGCGCCGCGTCCGGGCACGACGTCGATGACCGCCGTGACCGGTCCTGTGGCGGTCGTCCCGGTGACGGTCACCTCACCCGGCCTGTCGGTCGCGCCGGGTGGCAACGGCTGCCAGCGGACGGGGACACCGGTGACCGTGTTGTCGGCGGTGGTGAGCACGCGGATGGAGGAGGGCAGCTTCGGGGCGGCTCCCACCATGGTGGCGGTGTAGACGGTGTCCTGGAGGATGTGCTTGGCGCGGCTGGCCTTGAAGACGTTGATGGACGCGAGCGGCTCCCACGTGTTCGCCAGTCCGGGCACGGCCCGGAACATCGGCTGGTAGCTGGCCGGCTCCCACACCAGCACCCCTGAACCTCGGTTGTCGACCACGTCGTTGGCGGCCTG
Proteins encoded in this region:
- a CDS encoding RICIN domain-containing protein, giving the protein MTMQRRTFLGMSAAGVAGVGLSLLGTGQVPAAAGPMDTAPTTPFAVGVRRYNWTRGSRPCTTYVYYPATGTAGGSPVTDAPVAGGVFPVYNMTHGYGSSPQNSLFIIRALASAGFVVPAPHFNHNFTDVNNGNTSKDVSQILTNTLALNASGPLAGHINTGIGVGVSGHSLGGMVTHGLLTSWPDSRIISANPQSCVDMGNPSSSVSAKVLFVHGDRDSTTQYSSARQAYSEMAWPKAFLTFVGGSHTSFWSDQRFPRTVVDWARWTMYGDTAARDRLPADAAGSNTRWEAQLGNTPGGPAAYTLVAQHSGRAADIHEASTAAGARLVQWTANSRSNQQFEFVDVGDGHVRLKARHSGLFLQPTGTATGADVVQQADSGATGQQWRVVDHGGDVISLVNRESGLALDVWEHSTAEGARISQWTYAGNPNQRFTRRRV
- a CDS encoding glycoside hydrolase family 2; protein product: MQMSRRGVLILGAAGAAGGLSAGSAQAAGTADGTDASTRTERLYLSGVDADHPVDWDFLCTSGRHSGSWGSIPVPSNWEFHGYGTYNYGWNLVPEEKGRYRRTFTPPAHWHDRRVFLVFEGAMTDTEAWINGEPAGPVHRGGFYRFRHEVTGKLRPGRDNLLEVTVSKESADDSVNRAERLGDYWNFGGIYRPVHLEAFPLQHIERIAVDARADGTLRIDAHLSGTGSADRLVARVTDLSGRPVGAPFTAAVAPGDTTVTLRTTVDSPRQWTAETPHLYRVEVALRAGDRRTVHRVDERFGFRTVEVRPGDGVYVNGVKILLKGANRHTIWPTSGRATSARISRKDILLMQEMNMNAVRMSHYPPDTHFLDLADELGLYVLDELAGWQKSYDEAAGKPLVASLVTRDVNHPSILFWCNGNEGGWNTALDDDYARHDPQQRAVLHPWATFGDINTDHYETYDSTRRILQERDDVFMPTEFLHGLYDGGAGAGLDDYWKLMGRERLSAGGFLWSLIDEGIVRDDLGGAIDVAGNAAPDGILGPFREKEASFYTIKDIWSPVQLAEPERFTSALPDDFDGRISLTNHYAFTNTRTCRFTWRLLDFRTPSQRRDGHTVRAQGTAAAPDIEPGAQGVLRLPLPSGWRRADALALTVTDADGREIHHWTWTIASAADQARRLVRLGPGPAVRGRLTDDRLTLTSRHTTVTLDATTGMLAGVTHRERDFALSRGPLPTTGTADLVRLTHGPDGSSYTVRAEYSGVLRHVRWSLHPSGLLQLDYRYHLTGEHDLFGVGFDHPESQVTGVTWLGHGPHRVWKNRLRGVATDVWTKQYNDTATGADGWVYPEFKGYHAGVRWASLHTTAGRLTVACEDEDLYLRLFTPRFGPDPRHTAPPFPKGDLSFLDAIPAIGTKFDAPAALGPSGGPTTATGDYGRTLYFSFSQ
- a CDS encoding expansin EXLX1 family cellulose-binding protein encodes the protein MQETRQAARQRRRRRRLMVGTTTGLVVGGLLVCLAIVMQPDREEDAGRAPATAVANSQETDPPASPEEKKSPTPSPSKVSASPTAGVKKSKASASPSGTPSSASPRKTSTTSSLTGRIRGKVTYPGVATVYQAGDGDGACSYGPSADMMVAAMNTTDYETSKACGAYVLVRAANGNSVTVRISNECPLPCAPGQLDLSEQAFAKLAPVSTGRIAITWSLVSPSSAGTISIRYKIGSSPYWCGVQAIGHRNPLARLEVSTGGGWRQLTRTDYNYFLSPDGSGCGKAIRLTDIYGEQLTINGVGLRPDVVQSTGVQFARH
- a CDS encoding sialidase family protein codes for the protein MPSSDPSRRTVLAGTAAAAALTGLPSLQSRALAGESAVGAASAASPYNWRNVVIGGTGFVTGVVFHPAVRGLAYARTDMGGAYRWDDGAARWIPLLDWISQDDQNLLGVESLAIDPARPDRVYLALGSYTQSWAGNGAFLRSDDRGATWTRTDLSVKLGSNEDGRGTGERLLLDPRNSDTLWLGTRHDGLLKSTDRGATWAAATGFPPAPSASGQGVTVLVSAGRTLFAGWGDGDGSATATTLYRTTDGSTWAPVPGQPTGPAAKMPMRAAYDARADELYVTYADAPGPNGQSNGSVHKLAVGSGTWTDVTPVKPSGSDGFGYGGASVDAQRTGTVVVTTNNRWSSGDTLFRTTDGGRSWTSLKDSATIDVSETPFLKWGKDAPTFGWWIQMAAIDPFDSEHIVYGTGATLYGTLDLKKWAPQIRGLEETSVLFLISPPTGQAHLLSGSRDIGTLYHDQLTASPADGLATNPLFVTAAGLAQAANKPSYVVRTGLGDNGNGAYSNDGGQTWTPFRSQPSVAKEAPGPIATTADGSALVWSFVHSDSTKAPAYRSVDNGTTWTEISSFPKGARPVADPVDPNVFYAYDTDKGTLYASTDGGLTFAARATGLPSGDSGFKLAAAPHRPGDLWLSAKTSGLRYSNDGGRNFTTVTSCQASFTLGFGRAADGARGPAIYHVATVSGATGVYRSDDGAKTWLRINDDQRQWGWLGEAITGDPRVYGHVYLATNGRGIQFGQPA